The nucleotide sequence GACCCCATCGACACTGTTCCAAAATCGTTGCGCTCTAAGTCTCAGGTAACACGAACGATATCGGAATCTCGGGACAGTCCTTTTCTCAACAGACAGTTTCGGCATCGAACGTAGTGTGAGCAATACCAACAATCTGTGAGCGCTTTGACAAGGTTGGAGGACTTCAAATGAAGGAAACAGTTTCCAGGAAGTTCCGTTCTTTGAGTGCAGCATTGCTCCTGGTCATCGCGACCATGACGCTGGCGCAGGTAGCCGCCGCACAGGATGACGATCAATATCAGGATGACCCGCCGGACCGGGTCGCGCGCCTCGGATATATGCAGGGCTCGATTTCAATCCAGCCTGCCGGTGAGTCGGAATGGGTGGGTGCAGTCTCGAATCGCCCCATTACGACCGGCGACAAGATCTGGGCCGACCAGGACTCACGTGCGGAATTGTCCCTGGGATCGGCGATCATTCGCCTCGCCCCGAACACGGGTTTCTCGTTTCTGAACCTGGACGATCGCACGTCGCAAATTCAACTCACGGCGGGTTCCATCGACATTCGCGTCCGCCAGTTGAATCGCGACGAGATCTTCGAAATTGACACGCCGAACCAGGCATTTTCGATCTACCGGCCTGGCCATTACCGCGTTGACGCCAGCGATGACGGCTCCTATACCGTGATCAGCGTGCGGGATGGCGAAGGCGAATCAACCGGCAATGGCCGGTCCTACACGGTGCATGCGGGCCAGCGGGCCACTTTCAGCGGAACCGACTCGCTAAACGCCGACGTGGAAGACATCGGCGCTTACGATGACTTCGACGATTGGGCGCGTTCCCGCGACCGCCGCTACGACGACTCGCGCTCTGCTCGCTACGTATCTCCTGAAGTTGTGGGCTATGAAGATCTCGACGACTACGGCGACTGGCGTGATGATTCCAACTACGGGCACGTATGGTATCCGAGTCGTGTCGATGCCGGCTGGGCTCCCTATCAGACTGGACATTGGGATTGGATTTCGCCCTGGGGCTGGACGTGGGTCGATGACTCGCCCTGGGGATACGCTCCCTTTCACTATGGACGCTGGATCAATTTCGGCGGCCGTTGGGGCTGGATCGCTGGCCCGATTGCGGTGCGGCCTGTCTATGCTCCCGCGCTGGTGGTGTTTATCGGCGGCGGCGGTGGCGGCTGGGGATCGAATGTAGGCTGGTTCCCGCTTGGCCCGCGTGAAGTGTACGTGCCTTCCTATCGCGTAAGCCGCGGATACGTGAATCGCGTCAACGTCAGTAATACGAACGTTAACGTCACGAACATCACCAACGTTTACAACACGACCATCATCAACAAGACCACCAACATCACGAACGTGACCTACGTGAACAGGAATATACGCGGAGCGGTGACCGCTGTTCCGCAACGAACGTTTGTGAGTGCTCAGCCGGTGGCGAGAGCGCAAGTAGCGGTGAATGCACGAGACCTCGCCTCGGCGTCGTTAACCTCCAGAGTCGCTGTTGCTCCAACACGAGAGAGTGTGATGGGCGGGCGAGCCACAACTGCCAATCGCGTAACCGCGCCTCCGGAACGGATCGCGAACCGTGCTGTAGTCGCCAAGGTGACTCCACCGCCACCTCCAGTATCTTTCGCAAGACAGCAGGCTGCCCTCGCGAAACAGCCGGGAGAGCCTTTAGCCAAACGCGAAGTACAAAACCTTCGTCCGGCAAACACGCCCGAAGCGCGGCCCATGGTTCGGATTGCGCCTCCCGGGAGACCGGCGACGCCCAATGTAGGCCGTGCTGGAAACCAGTCCAACCAACCCGGGACTCGCCCCCAGTTGGAGCGCCCAAATCAACAAACCGCACCGGCTGCGAATCGCCCTGATGGAGCGCCTGCAGGACAAACGGGAGCCAATCCGAACAATCCGTCCGCAAACCGTCCGGGCAACGAGTCTCGCCCCAACGACGCACGTCCTAACGACAAGCGTCCGGATAATCCTCGTCCCAACGACGAAAGGAATAATCGTCCGGGAAACAATCAACCGGCCGATCGCCGTCCTGATGCCAACGGTGCGCAGCCACCGGATCGTCCGCAAGGGGAGCGCCCGAACCAGCCGGCGAATCAGGGCAATCGCCCCGACGGTAAGCGGCCCGAAATTACTCGGCCCGAAGATTCCACGCCGCCCGTCCGCAATGATCGTCCATCCTCGGCGCGGCCGGATCGACGTCCGAACGCAAATCCGCCGAACGACCAGCGGGAAACGAGCCGCCCGCCTGCGGACGAGCCCAAACCGGCAAACGCGGACAGGCCCAACAATCGTCCTGAGCCTCCTGCGCGTAACGATCGTCCGTCAAATGATCGTCCACCGGACGCACGCACCAATAATCGTCCGGACTCGAATCGAGATCAAACCGCTCCTCGGGAAGAACGGCCAAACGGTGGTGAGCAACGCCGTGCTGCTCCGCCAGAGAATCGACCTGATCGTCCGCCTCAATCGCGGCCGCCAACTTCCGAAGAGAAACGCCAGAAGCAAGAACAGGAAAAACGCGATCGGCAGAACAACAAGGAGGAGAAGCCGCCCAACCAGTAGCTGTCTCCCGGCATAGACAATACGACGCTATGGGCGATTCACTGAGGCGCAACGAATCCTGTTGCGCCTCACTTTTGACCGCTACCGATACCTTCCCTGCCCCTCCTGTACAATCGTCCCCGCATGCTGCGCACTCAACTGTTTGCGGATCCCACGGGCCGAACCGTTCACGATATTGTTCTCGAATCCTGCCGCCGCCATCCCGGCAAGACTGCACTGATCGATTCTTCCTGCGGCCGCAGCTTCACGTATGCCGAGTACGGAGAACATGTCGAAGCGTTAGCACGCGGACTGGTTGCCGCCGGATTAAAGCCCGGCGAGGTCGTGGCCATCTTTTTGCCGAACTCGTGGGAGTTCGCTATCAGCTACCATGCGGCGACGTTGGCGGGAGCGATCCCGACGTTGTTAAATCCTGCTTATCGAGAACGGGAGATTCGTTATCAACTCGAGAATTCGGGAGCGGCTTTCCTCGTCACCGACGGCCCTCTGCTCGATGGCGTGAACCTCACGGGACTCCCCATGCTGCGCCGGGTATTTGCGATCCGCAATTCGACGAATGGGACAGAAGATTTCAGCAACCTGCTCAGGCCCGTAAGCGCCTCGCTGCCGCAACCGTTAGCTTCAGCACGGGAAACCCTCGCGGCGCTTCCCTACTCCAGCGGCACCACCGGACTGCCGAAGGGCGTCATGCTGTCGCACTCCAATCTGGTCTCGAACGTGTACCAACTGCTCGGGCCCAACGGAACACCGCTCGTTCCCGAAGATGTCATGCTGTGCTTTCTGCCGCTTTATCACATCTATGGGCTGACTGTCGCACTGACGACTGCCATGACGCTCGGGGCTCAACTTGTGCTCATGCCGCGCTTTGATGTGAAGAAGTTGTGCGCGCTGGCCTGTGAACATTCAGTCAGCATGATGCCCATGGTGCCGCCGGCGATCAATGCGTTGTGCCACGCTGCTGAAGCTGGCGCCTTCCCCAAGAATCACAAAGTCCGCTGGATAAAGTCGGGAGCGGCTCCTCTCGCGCCTGAACTTGCACGTCGCTTGACCGAACTCACTGGGATCCCCGTCAACCAGGGCTACGGCATGACGGAAGCATCTCCTGTCACGCACGTTGGCTATATCGCGCCGCCAGCTATGTACCGTCCTGCAGCCATCGGTCAGCCGCTCGCACTCACAGAATGTCGCGTGCTCGATCTCAACGACAACGAAGTTGCCCCTGGTGAGCCTGGCGAATTGGTGATGCGCGGCCCGCAGTTCATGATCGGCTACTGGAAAGAACCCCAGGCGACGGCTGCTGTCCTGCGCGACGGTTGGTACTATTCCGGCGACGTGGTACGAGCCGATTCGGACAATTTTTACTATGTCCTCGATCGGCGTAAGGAGATGATCAAATACAAAGGCTTCCCGGTCGCTCCAGCCGAAGTAGAAGCGGTTTTACTCGAACATCCCGCCGTGCGCGATTGTGGAGTGGTGGCCAAGCCCGATGAAGAAGCTGGCGAAATTCCCTGCGCATTCGTCGTGATCCGGGACGGTTACTCCGCCGGGGATGCACTGGACAAGGAACTGCGCAACTTTGTCGCAGATCGGCTTGCGCATCACAAGCAGCCGCGGGAAGTGCGTTTTGTCGATGCAGTCCCGCGAACGCCATCTGGGAAAATCCTTAGACGTGAACTGCGTAGCACGTTTTCTTGAGGTAATGCTTTAGAAGA is from Acidobacteriota bacterium and encodes:
- a CDS encoding AMP-binding protein is translated as MLRTQLFADPTGRTVHDIVLESCRRHPGKTALIDSSCGRSFTYAEYGEHVEALARGLVAAGLKPGEVVAIFLPNSWEFAISYHAATLAGAIPTLLNPAYREREIRYQLENSGAAFLVTDGPLLDGVNLTGLPMLRRVFAIRNSTNGTEDFSNLLRPVSASLPQPLASARETLAALPYSSGTTGLPKGVMLSHSNLVSNVYQLLGPNGTPLVPEDVMLCFLPLYHIYGLTVALTTAMTLGAQLVLMPRFDVKKLCALACEHSVSMMPMVPPAINALCHAAEAGAFPKNHKVRWIKSGAAPLAPELARRLTELTGIPVNQGYGMTEASPVTHVGYIAPPAMYRPAAIGQPLALTECRVLDLNDNEVAPGEPGELVMRGPQFMIGYWKEPQATAAVLRDGWYYSGDVVRADSDNFYYVLDRRKEMIKYKGFPVAPAEVEAVLLEHPAVRDCGVVAKPDEEAGEIPCAFVVIRDGYSAGDALDKELRNFVADRLAHHKQPREVRFVDAVPRTPSGKILRRELRSTFS